In a genomic window of Candidatus Dadabacteria bacterium:
- a CDS encoding NUDIX hydrolase → MPKKWKLQKSIPLNDYKIFSTKKKSSVSPRDGAVHDFYVVDAPDWVNIIAVTPVGEIVLIKQFRHGTGEVTLEIPGGMVDPGESPVECARRELLEETGFTSTQWEQIGCVRPNPAFMSNSCYTFLASGCERTSEPSFDTTEDIETLLVSSQEVKRYIREGTIDHCIVIAALGFYFLAQ, encoded by the coding sequence ATGCCGAAGAAATGGAAGCTTCAAAAAAGCATTCCGCTTAACGATTACAAAATTTTTTCAACGAAAAAGAAAAGCAGCGTTTCTCCCAGAGACGGTGCCGTCCACGACTTCTACGTAGTGGACGCTCCCGACTGGGTTAACATTATCGCCGTTACGCCCGTCGGTGAAATAGTTCTGATAAAGCAATTTCGCCACGGCACTGGAGAGGTTACCCTTGAGATTCCGGGTGGAATGGTTGACCCTGGGGAAAGTCCTGTTGAATGTGCGCGCAGGGAACTGCTCGAGGAGACGGGCTTCACATCCACTCAGTGGGAGCAGATAGGGTGCGTCAGGCCGAACCCGGCTTTTATGTCAAACTCCTGCTATACCTTCCTTGCATCTGGCTGTGAGCGGACTTCGGAACCGTCTTTTGACACTACAGAGGACATAGAAACCCTGCTTGTTTCTTCGCAGGAAGTGAAACGATACATAAGGGAAGGGACCATAGATCACTGCATAGTGATAGCGGCGTTAGGGTTTTACTTTCTTGCGCAGTGA